The Terriglobus tenax genome contains a region encoding:
- a CDS encoding EAL domain-containing protein, producing the protein MPGKVHPFVRSTLLLLLTGAAGAAIALLTARWLVLDASRSRLSAYANELIRFDETLAVNITGSLAAVNESTLPACSEPELMQMRRLLFRSDFLKDIGRLQNQNNLVCSAVGGVLPHPVPFGTPDLTTDGGRKIFYNHPLPAVEGYKAQTIQNGDAFVVVNPNVFTNFNRPPLYYAGYIRSIRTQKRLYTYTNFPAQGHPDYVPVGKYLNRKGTLYYSACSNVRPDCVVVGIADADVLQPNNRDLLFAAVEGALAGSLFCIATLILRRKWGSMAWRLQRAILKGDLRVVYQPIIDLSSGRIVAAEALSRWADQDGCEVSPDHFVALAEERGFIHELTCHVLRRTIDDLPSALRVAPSFRISVNLSAHDLSDAQFAATVDDLLRKSGIATHHLSFELTERSKACPQSLSAAIRELRRRGHMIYIDDFGTGYSSLAYLKDLTVDVVKVDRVFTQTIANGSIMASIVPQILSMAESLGLAVVVEGIETQEQMDYLGSVSGRLMGQGYLLGMPMPLDDLVERLKQQN; encoded by the coding sequence TTGCCAGGTAAAGTTCATCCTTTCGTTCGATCGACCCTTCTGCTGTTGCTGACCGGAGCCGCCGGTGCGGCCATTGCCCTGCTGACCGCGCGATGGCTGGTTTTGGACGCCTCCCGCTCCCGCTTGTCCGCCTATGCGAATGAGCTGATCCGGTTTGATGAAACGCTCGCGGTCAACATCACCGGCAGCCTGGCTGCAGTGAATGAGTCCACGCTACCGGCCTGCAGCGAGCCGGAGCTGATGCAGATGCGCAGGCTGTTGTTCCGTTCCGATTTTCTGAAAGATATCGGACGTTTGCAGAACCAGAACAACCTGGTCTGCTCCGCGGTGGGCGGCGTGTTGCCGCACCCCGTTCCGTTTGGAACCCCCGACCTGACCACCGATGGCGGACGCAAAATTTTCTACAACCATCCGTTGCCCGCCGTGGAAGGCTACAAGGCGCAGACCATTCAGAACGGCGATGCGTTTGTTGTTGTGAATCCGAATGTCTTCACCAACTTCAACCGTCCGCCGCTGTACTATGCCGGTTACATTCGCAGCATCCGCACGCAGAAGCGTTTGTATACCTATACGAACTTTCCCGCGCAGGGCCATCCCGACTACGTCCCTGTCGGCAAGTACCTGAACCGTAAAGGGACTCTCTACTACTCCGCCTGTTCCAACGTGAGGCCGGACTGTGTTGTGGTGGGCATTGCCGATGCAGACGTGCTGCAACCCAATAATCGCGATCTACTGTTTGCCGCCGTGGAAGGAGCGCTGGCCGGAAGCCTGTTCTGCATTGCCACCCTGATACTGCGCCGCAAATGGGGATCGATGGCATGGCGTCTGCAGCGCGCCATCCTTAAAGGCGATCTCCGGGTTGTCTACCAGCCGATCATCGACCTCTCCTCCGGCCGGATTGTGGCTGCGGAGGCTCTGTCTCGCTGGGCTGACCAGGACGGATGCGAGGTAAGCCCCGACCACTTCGTTGCGCTTGCGGAAGAACGCGGCTTCATCCACGAACTAACATGCCACGTCCTCAGACGTACCATCGACGATCTTCCTTCCGCGCTGCGCGTGGCACCCTCCTTCCGCATCTCCGTCAACCTGTCGGCACATGACCTGAGCGACGCACAGTTTGCCGCCACCGTGGATGACCTGTTGCGAAAGAGCGGAATCGCCACACACCATCTGAGCTTTGAGCTGACAGAACGCTCCAAAGCCTGCCCGCAGAGCCTGTCTGCGGCAATCCGCGAACTGCGGCGCCGTGGACACATGATCTACATTGACGACTTCGGCACCGGCTACTCCAGCCTGGCCTATCTGAAAGACCTGACTGTCGATGTCGTGAAGGTCGACCGCGTTTTTACGCAAACAATCGCGAACGGCTCCATTATGGCCAGTATCGTTCCGCAGATTCTTTCCATGGCCGAGAGTCTTGGGCTGGCTGTGGTAGTGGAAGGGATCGAAACACAGGAGCAGATGGATTACCTGGGCAGCGTCTCCGGCAGGCTGATGGGACAAGGGTATCTTCTAGGCATGCCGATGCCTTTGGACGATCTTGTGGAGAGGCTCAAACAGCAGAACTAG
- a CDS encoding glycoside hydrolase domain-containing protein yields MRLTSRNFRWLLLALTMGAGTLAHAQTQLGFDRNDYPGDAAMHAAKSRFAFTGYWLNNPPGATKNTWAGKRESIRAMGYGFLILWNGKLDAQIKANAKRGVTPQMLGKGEAVAAVAAAKREGFPAGAVLFLDLEEGGRLLEEQRAYTLAWTEAVAAAGYTPGVYCSGQPVDEGGGVHITTADDITAWVKKLHLHEVTLWVAQDACGPAPGCVSTTAPKMADSGTMNATVWQFAQSPRRPEITASCAKTYARDGNCYAAEMPGLHIDLNASNSSDPSHGR; encoded by the coding sequence GTGCGTCTGACTTCGCGGAACTTTCGATGGCTTCTATTGGCGCTGACGATGGGTGCCGGAACACTGGCGCACGCACAGACGCAGCTTGGCTTTGACCGCAACGACTACCCCGGTGATGCCGCCATGCATGCCGCAAAGTCGCGCTTCGCCTTTACCGGCTACTGGCTGAACAATCCTCCCGGCGCGACGAAGAACACCTGGGCAGGGAAGCGCGAGAGCATCCGAGCCATGGGCTATGGATTTCTGATCCTGTGGAACGGCAAGCTGGATGCGCAGATTAAAGCCAATGCAAAGCGCGGTGTTACACCACAGATGCTTGGCAAGGGCGAAGCAGTCGCTGCGGTGGCTGCCGCAAAGCGCGAGGGCTTTCCCGCGGGAGCCGTCCTCTTTCTTGACCTGGAAGAAGGTGGCCGCCTGCTGGAAGAGCAGCGCGCGTACACACTGGCGTGGACGGAAGCAGTCGCCGCCGCTGGCTACACGCCCGGGGTATATTGCAGCGGCCAGCCAGTCGACGAAGGTGGAGGAGTGCACATCACCACGGCGGATGACATCACCGCCTGGGTAAAGAAGCTTCACCTGCACGAAGTCACGTTGTGGGTGGCGCAGGATGCCTGCGGTCCCGCGCCTGGATGTGTTTCCACCACGGCCCCGAAGATGGCCGACAGCGGCACCATGAACGCGACCGTGTGGCAGTTTGCGCAGTCGCCGCGACGGCCTGAGATTACCGCAAGCTGCGCAAAAACCTACGCGCGCGATGGCAACTGCTATGCTGCGGAGATGCCCGGCCTGCACATTGATCTGAACGCCAGCAACAGCAGCGATCCCTCACACGGCCGCTAG
- a CDS encoding YfiT family bacillithiol transferase codes for MSSAIDPCYPIGKLSLPATITPELRKEAIADIATMAAKLSAALEGMTEAELDSPYREGGWTVRQLVHHIADSHMNAFTRLKLALTEETPVIRPYDEKGWALTADAKFDVALSLELIKPLHTRWAMLLESLEEAQWKRLLQHPEKQVPWTIEMLTLIYGWHSRHHVAHIVAAKKIVGS; via the coding sequence ATGAGCTCAGCCATTGATCCTTGTTATCCCATCGGAAAGCTTTCGCTTCCTGCAACCATCACGCCGGAACTTCGTAAGGAAGCCATAGCCGACATTGCCACGATGGCCGCGAAACTGAGCGCCGCACTGGAAGGGATGACCGAGGCCGAGCTTGACTCGCCTTACCGCGAAGGCGGATGGACCGTACGCCAACTTGTGCACCACATTGCCGACTCGCATATGAACGCCTTCACGCGGCTGAAACTGGCGCTGACGGAAGAGACGCCGGTGATCCGCCCGTATGACGAGAAGGGATGGGCTCTGACCGCGGATGCCAAATTCGACGTAGCGCTTAGCCTGGAGTTGATCAAACCGCTGCACACGCGCTGGGCCATGCTGCTGGAGTCGCTGGAGGAAGCGCAGTGGAAGCGCCTGCTGCAACACCCGGAGAAGCAGGTTCCGTGGACGATCGAGATGCTGACGCTGATCTACGGCTGGCACTCGCGGCACCATGTTGCGCATATCGTTGCTGCGAAAAAAATTGTTGGTTCTTAG
- a CDS encoding TonB-dependent receptor: MKKLFLLVLSGIVLLASYAYAQGTAGSISGVVTDSTGAVIPNAIVTITNPVSGHEQTTTTGNDGRYTVSNLPFGRYHVSAGSTGFQPSTGDVVVKSAAALPLDFKLGVSAGNTVVTVESDAEDLLSKDPVAATQVDRSLYEKLPTESTAAPLSSLITLSTPGIASDSNGLFHPMGEHADTSYSIDGQPVSDQQSRVFGNQMSVNAIQSINVIEGIAPAEYGDKASLVVQTTTRSGLGQKKPTGTLGASYGTFGSATLNFALGVGGDHFGNFFSLDGVNSGRYLDTPEFNPVHAHGNNQNFFDRFDYKPDDRNTLQLNLSASRSWFQNPNQYDQQAAGQDQKGKILSYNLSPSWTHVVNDHTLFSVNPYLRQDNFHYYPSANPFNDTPATLSQSRRLQNAGIKADFSWTKGTNTLKVGGNFYHTFLHEGFSLGITDPGYNAVCFDANGDVVTDPTITSTAQCAGNGYTVNDAFIPGAVAYDLTRGGSLYRFNGKTDIKQEALYVQDAYNWKGVQLQLGVRADNYNGLSRRSMVQPRLGMSYTVPKSNTVLRAGYGKLFLTPYNENLIVSSSTGIGGLQGASAAVPLKPAARDQYNVGFEQGFGKLVVVSGEYFWKYTDRDFDFGVLFNTPLAFPIQWRKSKIDGFGIKINVPQQHGVSAYSVLGHTRSRFFGPETGGVLFNDPSVTDATVFRIDHDQAFQQTTHLQWQPKKNGPWGGFTWRYESGLVAGSAPFATDTTTPVDLTGLTADQQQQIALSCGGVKATLNAPLTSCAPNQLQSPLLSIPAPGTEDDDRNPPRIAPRTMFDAGLGWDNLFHKDRIKTNISLTVVNLTNKYALYNFLSTFSGTHFVSPRTVNGQVSFNF, translated from the coding sequence ATGAAGAAGCTTTTTCTGCTCGTGCTGAGCGGAATTGTTCTGCTTGCCTCGTACGCTTACGCCCAGGGAACCGCCGGCAGCATCAGCGGCGTTGTGACCGATTCCACCGGGGCCGTGATTCCCAATGCCATCGTGACCATCACCAATCCGGTGAGCGGCCATGAACAAACCACGACGACCGGCAACGACGGCCGTTACACCGTCAGCAACCTTCCCTTTGGCCGTTACCATGTCTCCGCCGGTTCCACCGGCTTTCAACCTTCCACGGGAGATGTCGTCGTCAAATCGGCGGCAGCTCTTCCGCTCGACTTCAAGCTCGGCGTCTCGGCAGGCAACACCGTCGTCACGGTGGAGTCGGACGCCGAAGATCTGCTGAGCAAAGATCCGGTAGCTGCGACCCAGGTGGACCGCAGCCTGTATGAAAAGCTCCCCACAGAGAGCACCGCGGCCCCGCTTTCCTCCCTGATCACTCTCAGCACCCCCGGCATTGCGTCGGACTCGAACGGCCTGTTCCACCCGATGGGAGAGCATGCCGATACCAGCTACTCGATTGATGGCCAGCCGGTCAGCGACCAGCAGAGCCGCGTCTTCGGCAACCAGATGTCGGTCAACGCCATTCAGTCCATCAACGTGATTGAAGGCATTGCCCCGGCCGAATATGGCGACAAAGCCAGCCTGGTGGTGCAGACCACCACCCGCTCCGGCCTGGGCCAGAAGAAGCCGACCGGAACCCTGGGCGCCAGCTACGGCACCTTCGGTTCGGCCACACTGAACTTTGCCCTGGGCGTCGGCGGCGACCACTTCGGCAACTTCTTCAGCCTGGACGGCGTGAACAGCGGCCGCTACCTGGATACGCCGGAGTTCAACCCGGTCCACGCGCACGGCAACAACCAGAACTTCTTTGACCGCTTTGACTACAAGCCCGACGACCGGAACACCCTCCAGCTGAACCTTTCGGCCTCGCGCTCCTGGTTCCAGAACCCGAACCAGTATGACCAGCAGGCCGCCGGGCAGGACCAGAAGGGCAAGATTCTGAGCTACAACCTCTCCCCCAGTTGGACGCACGTGGTCAATGATCACACCCTGTTCAGCGTGAATCCGTACCTGCGCCAGGACAACTTCCACTACTACCCTTCGGCCAATCCTTTCAACGACACCCCGGCAACCCTGTCGCAGAGCCGCCGCCTGCAGAACGCCGGCATCAAGGCCGATTTTTCCTGGACCAAGGGCACGAACACGCTGAAGGTGGGCGGCAACTTCTACCACACCTTCCTGCATGAAGGCTTCTCGCTGGGTATTACCGACCCCGGCTACAACGCGGTCTGCTTTGATGCGAACGGCGATGTGGTGACCGACCCGACCATCACCTCCACCGCGCAGTGCGCCGGCAACGGTTATACCGTGAACGACGCGTTTATCCCCGGCGCGGTGGCCTATGACCTGACCCGTGGCGGATCGCTCTACCGCTTCAACGGCAAAACCGATATCAAACAGGAAGCCCTGTACGTGCAGGATGCCTACAACTGGAAGGGCGTACAGCTGCAGCTTGGCGTGCGCGCCGACAACTACAACGGCCTGAGCCGCCGCAGCATGGTGCAGCCGCGCCTGGGCATGAGCTATACCGTTCCCAAGTCAAACACGGTTCTGCGCGCTGGTTACGGCAAGCTGTTCCTGACTCCCTATAACGAAAATCTGATCGTCTCCAGCTCCACCGGCATTGGCGGCCTGCAGGGAGCTTCCGCCGCTGTACCGCTGAAGCCGGCGGCGCGCGACCAGTACAACGTGGGCTTTGAGCAGGGCTTCGGCAAGCTGGTGGTGGTCAGCGGCGAGTACTTCTGGAAGTACACCGATCGCGACTTCGACTTCGGCGTTCTGTTCAACACCCCCCTGGCCTTCCCCATCCAGTGGCGCAAGTCGAAGATTGACGGCTTTGGTATCAAGATCAATGTTCCGCAGCAGCATGGCGTCTCAGCCTACTCGGTGCTGGGCCACACGCGCTCGCGCTTCTTTGGGCCGGAGACCGGAGGTGTTCTGTTCAACGACCCCAGCGTGACCGATGCCACCGTCTTCCGCATTGACCACGACCAGGCCTTCCAGCAGACCACGCACCTGCAGTGGCAGCCGAAAAAGAACGGTCCCTGGGGCGGTTTCACCTGGCGCTACGAAAGCGGCCTGGTGGCTGGAAGCGCTCCGTTTGCCACGGATACCACAACGCCGGTGGACCTGACCGGCCTGACGGCCGACCAGCAGCAGCAGATTGCCCTGAGCTGCGGCGGCGTCAAGGCGACCCTCAACGCTCCGCTGACCAGCTGCGCTCCTAATCAGCTCCAGTCGCCGCTGCTGTCCATCCCGGCTCCGGGAACGGAAGATGACGACCGCAACCCGCCCCGCATCGCTCCACGCACCATGTTCGATGCAGGTCTGGGCTGGGACAACCTTTTCCATAAGGACCGAATCAAAACGAATATCAGCCTGACTGTTGTGAATCTGACAAACAAGTATGCGCTGTACAACTTCTTGTCGACGTTCAGCGGAACGCACTTTGTTTCGCCACGAACGGTCAACGGGCAGGTGTCGTTCAACTTCTAA